Proteins encoded together in one Phycisphaerae bacterium window:
- a CDS encoding zinc ABC transporter substrate-binding protein: MIRPQGLLRWFPGAFLVHAVVISMGAGAAPADPYPVFVSIPPQKFFVERIGGDLVRVGVLLPPGQSPHTYEPTPKLITELGRAKIYFRIGVNFEDRVLQKVASTFPDLEIVDTRRGIDLAEQEHECDHEGDHDHDHGELDPHIWLSPRLAKIQARTIFEALAAAMPEHRDALSRNLDAFLKDLGEVDARIAAELAPLKGKDFLVYHPAYGYFAQAYGLHQIAIESGGKQPTAKALAELIQRAKSAGVKLIFVQPQFGKRNAEAVAEAIGGAVIEVDPLSGDYLNNLRHIADAVREALGGGDRAAGHP, from the coding sequence ATGATTCGTCCACAAGGGTTGCTGCGATGGTTCCCGGGTGCATTCCTGGTTCATGCGGTGGTGATTTCGATGGGAGCCGGCGCCGCGCCGGCCGATCCGTACCCCGTGTTCGTCAGCATTCCGCCGCAGAAGTTTTTCGTGGAGCGCATCGGCGGCGACCTGGTTCGCGTCGGCGTGCTCCTGCCACCGGGGCAATCGCCGCACACGTACGAACCCACGCCCAAACTCATCACCGAGCTCGGCCGGGCGAAGATCTACTTCCGGATCGGTGTGAACTTCGAGGACCGCGTGCTCCAGAAGGTCGCCTCGACGTTCCCGGATCTGGAGATCGTCGACACGCGCCGGGGAATCGATCTCGCCGAGCAGGAGCACGAATGCGATCACGAGGGCGATCATGACCACGATCACGGTGAGCTCGACCCGCACATCTGGCTGAGTCCCAGGCTGGCGAAAATCCAGGCGCGAACCATCTTCGAGGCGTTGGCGGCGGCCATGCCCGAGCACCGCGACGCACTCTCGCGGAATTTGGACGCGTTTCTGAAGGACCTGGGCGAGGTCGACGCCCGCATCGCGGCGGAGCTGGCGCCGCTCAAGGGAAAGGACTTTTTGGTCTACCACCCAGCGTACGGGTACTTTGCGCAGGCGTACGGCCTGCACCAGATCGCGATTGAATCCGGCGGGAAGCAACCCACGGCCAAGGCGCTGGCGGAGTTGATTCAGCGGGCGAAATCCGCGGGGGTGAAGCTGATCTTCGTGCAGCCGCAATTCGGCAAGCGGAACGCGGAGGCCGTGGCGGAGGCGATCGGCGGCGCGGTGATCGAGGTCGATCCGCTGAGCGGCGACTATCTGAACAACCTGCGGCACATCGCCGACGCGGTGAGGGAGGCGCTGGGCGGCGGGGATCGTGCGGCCGGTCACCCGTAA